In Ascaphus truei isolate aAscTru1 chromosome 5, aAscTru1.hap1, whole genome shotgun sequence, one genomic interval encodes:
- the DEPDC4 gene encoding DEP domain-containing protein 4 has protein sequence MAVDLTPRFRRIRSVGELRAQRSRRGHTGPFQATQLWNSIIHALKTQVEVKSRRQHLRTYANCFTGSDAVDVVLCHLMQNMHLSSQDISRTKGVHLCQALMDHNVFGPVGAKLFKTETELAFEDSSNIYYRFLESKEAICFSPGEKLSGKVKRLSRSGYASTICNPSALDTADEKLKQLLHGICQHPNAHLNIVLTKPSSIVSQKDIENVWKQQIMLRLLQLIHVPVLEDVLASPLKTDHKNYFCDLIVSNTFLDREILQTLHLPKLDRWLATAVECLEYFPDQQIVMLSQQLPQSNTHGEEVDLYKKMLFDVIAKYYNQERDSFLDSRLLKLLIGIIELLECGKRTQALEALQLYLRLLVSKAREELRRLLTFMATASETDSYKLQKQFDNKIMVIRTFTKVIVQNQAISKAQSEELTVFLMENYSELFKTPIALLDLISTKLRSLQNGTDPDAISGFTFCQRLTLEEFESQRHYCTTNELQQLIEMVNSGNAIPEKKKKKMMKEFHKYHPSAFNEHLLG, from the exons GTCATACTGGTCCTTTCCAGGCCACCCAGTTATGGAACAGTATCATCCATGCGTTGAAAACGCAGGTGGAAGTAAAAAGCCGGCGGCAGCATCTCCGGACATACGCTAATTGCTTTACAGGTTCTGATGCAGTGGATGTGGTTCTTTGTCATCTTATGCAGAATATGCACTTAAGCAGCCAAGATATTTCCCGGACTAAAGGAGTCCATCTGTGCCAGGCACTCATGGATCACAACGTTTTTGGGCCTGTTGGAGCAAAGCTCTTTAAGACTGAAACAGAACTTGCGTTTGAGGACAGCAGTAATATTTATTATAGGTTTCTGGAGTCCAAGGAGGCAATCTGTTTCTCACCAGGAGAGAAACTCAGCGGGAAAGTGAAGAGACTGTCCAG ATCTGGATATGCTTCAACTATATGCAATCCATCAGCTCTGGACACCGCAGATGAGAAGCTAAAGCAACTGCTGCATGGTATCTGTCAGCATCCCAATGCACATCTGAACATTGTGCTCACTAAACCAAGCAGCATTGTTTCACAAAAAG atATCGAAAATGTATGGAAACAGCAGATTATGTTACGGCTTCTCCAGTTAATCCACGTTCCTGTGCTGGAGGACGTTTTGGCGTCTCCATTGAAAACCGATCACAAGAACTATTTCTGTGATCTTATTGTCTCCAACACATTCCTGGACAGAGAGATCCTTCAGACTCTGCATTTGCCTAA GCTGGACAGATGGCTTGCCACAGCTGTTGAATGTTTAGAGTATTTTCCAGATCAACAGATTGTGATGCTAAGTCAGCAATTGCCCCAGAGTAACACCCATGGCGAAGAAGTGGACTTGTACAAAAAAATGCTATTTGACGTAATTGCAAAATATTACAATCAAGAGCGAGACTCCTTTTTGGACAGTCGACTTCTCAAACTTCTTATAGGCATTATTGAACTCTTGG AGTGTGGAAAAAGAACCCAAGCTTTAGAAGCTCTACAACTTTATCTAAGATTGCTTGTGTCAAAAGCAAGAGAGGAGCTTCGCAGATTACTGACATTCATGGCAACGGCATCTGAAACGGACAGCTACAAGCTCCAAAAACAG TTTGATAATAAAATTATGGTGATTAGGACTTTTACCAAAGTCATTGTTCAAAATCAAGCAATATCCAAAGCTCAAAGTGAGGAATTGACCGTGTTTTTGATGGAAAATTACAGCGAACTTTTTAAG ACACCTATTGCATTGTTGGATCTAATTAGTACAAAACTAAGAAGCCTGCAGAATGGAACAGATCCTGATGCTATTTCAG GCTTTACATTTTGCCAACGTTTGACACTTGAAGAATTTGAAAGCCAGCGTCATTACTGCACAACAAATGAGCTGCAACAGTTAATTGAGATGGTCAACAGCGGCAATGCAATTcctgaaaaaaagaagaagaaaatgaTGAAAGAATTCCATAAATATCACCCTTCAGCCTTCAATGAGCATCTCCTAGGCTGA